Proteins from a genomic interval of Harpia harpyja isolate bHarHar1 chromosome 9, bHarHar1 primary haplotype, whole genome shotgun sequence:
- the POP5 gene encoding ribonuclease P/MRP protein subunit POP5, with product MVRFKNRYVLCEVVSEDPRCRQCIEDRAVGLAVRDAIGRVHGDYGLACCSISFTVKYLNAYTGTVLLRCRKDSYRLLCSALPFVRQLESRNQRYPCFLNTLHVGGTIRTCQKFLIQYNRRQLLMLLQNCTNEEERRCIQKSLLSCSLTEEQSQSGDEEDDDGTETD from the exons atggttCGCTTCAAGAACAG GTATGTGCTGTGCGAGGTGGTTTCGGAGGACCCGCGGTGCCGGCAGTGCATCGAGGACCGCGCCGTGGGCCTCGCCGTCAGGGACGCCATCGGGCGGGTGCACGGGGACTACGGCCTGGCCTGCTGCTCCATCTCCTTCACAG tgAAGTACCTGAACGCCTACACCGGGACCGTGCTCCTGCGGTGCCGCAAGGACTCCTACAGACTGCTCTGCTCCGCGCTCCCCTTCGTGAGGCAGCTGGAGAGCCGGAACCAGCGGTACCCCTGCTTCCTCAACACCCTGCACGTCGGAG GTACTATAAGAACATGTCAGAAATTTCTAATTCAGTATAACAGAAGACAGCTGCTGATGTTGTTGCAAAACTGTACAAATGAAG AGGAAAGACGGTGTATACAGAAGTCCTTGTTGAGCTGTTCCCTTACAGAAGAGCAGTCTCAAAGTGGagatgaggaagatgatgatggcACAGAGACAGACTGA